The DNA window GCGGGAAGTAGGACCGAACCATGTCTGTCGCGTTGTCCGCCCAAGCTCGTGAAATTTTTCACGAGCGATGGAGAGAAGATAACGCGCGGCGCAACCGGAGTTCAACCCGAACGCTCGCGCCCGGCGCCGCGCGCCGGCTGTGTACGCGCGGGCCCGTCGTCAGCACCTGCCGCGCGTGCGTCCGCCGGGGCTCAGCCCGTGAACATCCCCGCGCCGTAGAGCACCGCCGCCAGCGCGGCCAGCAGCCCCACGATCCAGGCGACCGGGTTCAGCCCGCCGCCGGCCGACGAGTTGGCGACGACCGGCCCCTCGCCCTTCCGAACGCCGACGCGCGCGAACTCCTCGCGTCCGTCCGGTTCCGTACCGTGGCCGACGCCCCACGTCGTCTTCTGCACCGAGTCCGCCCCGCCGAGCGCCGTCTCCGCCTGCTCGTACCGATCGAGGTCCGCGCGCGGCGCGAGGCCGGTCCCGTCCGCGCGCGCCGCGCGGTCCACGGGCACCTCGCGGTCGAGGTTCCGCGACTGCGGCGCCGTCAGCTCCGGCCCGCCCTGCTCCAGATTCTCCTCGGCGGGCACCTTGTCAGGGGTGGCCATGTGGCGTGCGCTCCTGGTTGGGGTCTGCACCCAGGGTCAGCAGCAAGCGGGCCACGCACCGGAGGATGCGTGGCCCGCTCGTCGCTCCGCCGCGATCGCGCGTGCTAGCCCGCGTACTCCACCGACTTCGGCGCCGCGGTGAGCGAGGCGCGGATGTAGTCGCGGTTCATCCGCGAGATCGTGTCGATGCTGATCTCCTTCGGGCAGGCCTCCTGGCACTCGCCGTACAGCGTGCAGTGCCCGAAGCCCTCGAGGTCCATCTGCTCGACCATCGCCAGCACGCGGCGGAAGCGCTCCGGCTGTCCCTGCGGCAGGTGGCCGAGGTGCGCCACCTTCGCGGAGGTGAAGAGCGACGCCGACGCGTTGGGGCACGCCGCCGCGCACGCGCCGCAGCCGATGCAGGCCGCCGCGTCCATCGCGGCGTCGGCGTCCGGCTTCGGGACGAGGATCTCGTTCGCGTCGCGCGCGCCGCCCGTGTTGACCGACACGTAGCCGCCCGCCTGGATGATGCGGTCGAGCGCCGAGCGGTCGACGACGAGGTCCTTCATGATCGGGAAGGCGCGGGCGCGCCACGGCTCGACCCAGATCTCGTCGCCGTCCTTGAAGCTGCGCATGTGCAGCTGGCAGGTCGCCGTCCCCTTCATGGGGCCGTGCGCGGCGCCGTTGATCATCATCGCGCACGAGCCGCAGATCCCCTCGCGGCAGTCGTGGCTGAACGCGACGGGCTCCTTCCCTTCCTCGACGAGCTGCTCGTTGAGGACGTCGAACATCTCGAGGAACGACATGTCGGGCGACACGTGGCCGAGCTGGTAGGTCTCCAGCTTGCCCGCGGCCTTCGGACCGGCCTGTCGCCAGACGTGCAGGGTGATCTTCATCGTCACTTGTAGCTGCGGGTGGCGAGCGGCACGTTCTCGAACACGAGGGGCTCCTTGTGCAGGCGCGGCGCGCTCACGTCGCCCGTGTACTCCCAGGCGGCGACGTACGCGAACTCGTCGTCGTTGCGGAGCGCCTCGCCGTCCGGCGTCTGATACTCCTCGCGGAAGTGGCCGCCGCAGCTCTCCTCGCGGTGCAGCGCGTCGCGGCACATCAGCTCGCCCAGCTCCAGGAAGTCCGCGACGCGCGCCGCGATCTCGAGCTGCTGGTTGATGGTGCCCGCCTCGCCCACGACGTTCACGTTCTGCCAGAACTCCTCGCGCAGCGCGGCGATCTCGCCGATCGCCTCGGTGAGCCCCTCGCGCGTGCGGGCCATGCCGCACTTGTCCCACATGATCTTGCCGAGCTGCCGGTGGATCGCCGTCGGCGTGCGCTTCCCCTTGATCCCGAGCAGCTGCGAGACGCGCTGCCGCGTCTCCGCCTCGACCGACTTGAACTCCGGCGCCGACGTGTCGACCGGCGTCGGCTTCAGCGTCGAGAGATAGTCGCCGATCGTGTACGGGAGCACGAAGTAGCCGTCCGCGAGGCCCTGCATGAGCGCCGACGCGCCGAGGCGGTTCGCGCCGTGGTCGGAGAAGTTCGCCTCGCCGAGCACGTAGAGGCCCGGCACGGTGCTCATCAGGTTGTAGTCCACCCAGAGGCCGCCCATCGTGTAGTGCACGGCCGGGTAGATGCGCATCGGGACCTCGTACGGATTCTCGTCCGTGATGCGCTGGTACATCTCGAACAGGTTGCCGTAGCGCTCCGCGATGGCCTGCTTGCCCAGGCGCTTGATCGCGTCCGAGAAGTCGAGGTACACGCCGAGGCCGGTCTCGCCGACGCCGCGCCCCTCGTCGCACACGTACTTGGCCGAGCGGCTGGAGATGTCGCGCGGCGCGAGGTTGCCGAAGCTCGGGTAGCGGCGCTCGAGGTAGTAGTCGCGCTCGTCCTCGGGGATCTGCGCCGGCGGCCGCTTGTCGCCGGCCTTCTTGGGCACCCACACGCGGCCGTCGTTGCGCAGCGACTCCGACATCAGCGTCAGCTTCGACTGGTGGTCGCCGCTGACGGGGATGCACGTCGGGTGAATCTGCGTGTAGCAGGCGTTGGCGAACGCCGCGCCGCGCTTGTGCGCGCGCCAGATGGCCGTGGCGTTCGAGTGCTTGGCGTTCGTCGACAGGTAGAAGACGTTGCCGTAGCCGCCCGTCGCCAGCACGACGGCGTGCGCCGCGTGCGTGCTGATCTCGCCCGTGTTCATGTCGCGCACGACGATGCCGCGCGCCACGCCGTCCACCGTCACGAGGTCGAGCATCTCGTGGTAGGTGTACATCTTCACGCCGCCCTTCGCGATCTCCTTCTCCAGCGCCTGGTAGGCGCCGAGGAGCAGCTGCTGGCCGGTCTGGCCGCGCGCGTAGAAGGTGCGGCTGACCTGCGCGCCGCCGAACGAGCGGTTGGCGAGCAGCCCGCCGTACTCGCGCGCGAACGGGACGCCCTGCGCGACGCACTGGTCGATGATGTTCACCGAGACCTGCGCCAGGCGGTGCACGTTCGCCTCACGGGCGCGGAAGTCGCCGCCCTTCACCGTGTCGTAGAAGAGGCGGTGGACCGAGTCGCCGTCGTTCTGGTAGTTCTTCGCCGCGTTGATGCCGCCCTGCGCCGCGATCGAGTGCGCGCGGCGCGGCGAGTCGTGGTAGACGAAG is part of the Roseisolibacter agri genome and encodes:
- a CDS encoding fumarate reductase/succinate dehydrogenase flavoprotein subunit, whose amino-acid sequence is MELNSKIPAGPIAEKWDKHKFNLKLVNPANKRKYEVIVVGAGLAGASAAATLSELGYRVKCFVYHDSPRRAHSIAAQGGINAAKNYQNDGDSVHRLFYDTVKGGDFRAREANVHRLAQVSVNIIDQCVAQGVPFAREYGGLLANRSFGGAQVSRTFYARGQTGQQLLLGAYQALEKEIAKGGVKMYTYHEMLDLVTVDGVARGIVVRDMNTGEISTHAAHAVVLATGGYGNVFYLSTNAKHSNATAIWRAHKRGAAFANACYTQIHPTCIPVSGDHQSKLTLMSESLRNDGRVWVPKKAGDKRPPAQIPEDERDYYLERRYPSFGNLAPRDISSRSAKYVCDEGRGVGETGLGVYLDFSDAIKRLGKQAIAERYGNLFEMYQRITDENPYEVPMRIYPAVHYTMGGLWVDYNLMSTVPGLYVLGEANFSDHGANRLGASALMQGLADGYFVLPYTIGDYLSTLKPTPVDTSAPEFKSVEAETRQRVSQLLGIKGKRTPTAIHRQLGKIMWDKCGMARTREGLTEAIGEIAALREEFWQNVNVVGEAGTINQQLEIAARVADFLELGELMCRDALHREESCGGHFREEYQTPDGEALRNDDEFAYVAAWEYTGDVSAPRLHKEPLVFENVPLATRSYK
- a CDS encoding succinate dehydrogenase/fumarate reductase iron-sulfur subunit; translation: MKITLHVWRQAGPKAAGKLETYQLGHVSPDMSFLEMFDVLNEQLVEEGKEPVAFSHDCREGICGSCAMMINGAAHGPMKGTATCQLHMRSFKDGDEIWVEPWRARAFPIMKDLVVDRSALDRIIQAGGYVSVNTGGARDANEILVPKPDADAAMDAAACIGCGACAAACPNASASLFTSAKVAHLGHLPQGQPERFRRVLAMVEQMDLEGFGHCTLYGECQEACPKEISIDTISRMNRDYIRASLTAAPKSVEYAG